The DNA region TACAATGCTACAAATACTTCCCTCAGCAGGTTAACTGGCCAACAGCAGAGGTAATGTTAAACGTTGTTGAGTGTGGGGGGTGgagtgttcattgttcatgcccaaaagggttttcaagctaACAAACTAGATtgcacagccttaaagcccagggtaTCCACGGGCATTCAAGGACCCcatggcagtcaagggcccctgggaacTGGCCCCACTGGCCTGGTCGGTAATTCGTCCCTGCATAGAAGCACTAcagaatgacgtggttgcttcagaaattgtgcttTCATCTCACTGTTGCTTTTGATGATGccatcggttaggtttagttttaagGAAGGGTGGTaggaattaaccttaaaaaactcATCTGTTAGGGAGACAATTTAATTGTGGCCATTTCACCATGAAACTGCCGTGAAACGTGTAACGAACACTTAATGTCTTTTTGCACAAATGTTCCCACAGTTAAGACATTTTCATTGGATCAGGctagaaaataaataatgcagGAAACTAATAATGAGGAAAATATTGACcgaccctaaaaaaaaaatgcttattagGAATTGTTtaggaatttaaaaaaaacaaaacatcaaaaataCTAATACGCAATGTCACTAATACTTTTGTGTATCTTTCAGAAAAACTGTCAAACCATTGATGGAAATCTGGCATCTGTGCAGAGCAAACTGGCCAATGATTTTCTACTGAGTCTAGTTCCTGTATCCTCACGTGCTTGGATTGGCGGTCATGATGGTGAAGTAGTAAGTCATTCTACTTTTAAAATGAAGATGAAACAGAAGTCACATTGTGAAGGGACATAAATGCATGCGCATAACAATAATGCAATGACTGGATGGAGAAAAGCAGTTTTCCTGTTTTCACTCATTAGGATGGTCAATGGATGTGGACTGATGGGTCTGTATTTGACTTCACCTACTGGGGCTCTAAAGAACCGAACAATGACAACAATGTTCCTGAGAACTGCTTGGAGATCAGCCGGGACGGTAAAAAAGGAATCTGGTTTCTTGAatctttcaatatttatttatagtcCTGGTGTGGTAGTTTCACATTCAactgtaatataaataaaaacttgtTGTACTGTTTTGTACTGTGACTTGTAATTTGGCATGCCCTATTTTAATTCAGACACAACTATTAAAGTGTATTTAATG from Xyrauchen texanus isolate HMW12.3.18 chromosome 50, RBS_HiC_50CHRs, whole genome shotgun sequence includes:
- the LOC127641333 gene encoding ladderlectin-like isoform X2 — encoded protein: MAMLRNLLLLFCLFSLQSAAAKKCPFGWKPFGVQCYKYFPQQVNWPTAEKNCQTIDGNLASVQSKLANDFLLSLVPVSSRAWIGGHDGEVDGQWMWTDGSVFDFTYWGSKEPNNDNNVPENCLEISRDGERRWNDEQCSTLMGFLCAQSL